In a genomic window of Gloeocapsopsis dulcis:
- a CDS encoding beta strand repeat-containing protein — translation MATIRGTSGNDTLTGTPLADSIFGYAGNDLLLGLAGNDTLDGGLGNDTLDGGLGIDSLIGGLGNDTYIVDNVGDVVVEAVNGGIDTVQSSVNYTLGSNVENLTISGAPVLEGKGNELDNVMRAYAAGDGSEIFRYTLRGGAGNDTLYGAEGDWISEVTNYLYGGAGDDKLIGGDLAKNIMYGGAGNDTLIGGIYGQDQMYGGPGDDTYLIGHKGSTTIYEEPNGGIDTVDSGYSYILGDNLENLVLSTGYYSYAQIGTGNALNNKITGNAIGNVLQGLAGNDTLSGEAGDDHLLGTTRGVGEKDVLIGGAGRDTFYLGNANTVFYDDGNSTTAGLNDYALIKDFNPKQDFIKLHGRRSNYFLAPSPAGLPAGTAIYLDKPSTQKDELIAIVQGSSGLNINGKYFRFTSAELNPSNLNGKNGFTLTGASTREVSNAGDINGDGFDDLIIGSNRGSSNYVVFGKASNFNSSLDLTKLNGTNGFKINGIPVRSGGSSNTSVSSAGDINGDGIADLIIGAPYANPNNRYNAGSSYVVFGKTGGFSANFNLANLNGSNGFAINGISAGDRSGSSLSSAGDINGDGFDDLIIGAPDITTYDQYQNRRIPGAAYIVFGKASGFPANINLSSLDGNNGFAIHNTQYSYRLGSSVSGAGDINNDGYDDIIIGQGSSSSYVLFGSPTGFTSTFDTSSLNGRNGFEIVGLDAQDDVKISNAGDINGDGFDDIIIGNPIRSYNFYDPGTRTGKSYVVFGSASGFAPSIDVSTLNGTNGFRINGINAYDNSGISVSSAGDINGDGFEDLLVGASSINSNGMFHAGESYVIFGKAGGFGTNFNLSEIDGTNGLIVTGKNTGASLGSSVSSAGDLNGDGFDDLIVAASNESYVIFGRDFTSKVNRLGTPGDDLLIGTNGNDILIGGLGNDTLRGGRGSDVLYGGAGDDVLIFGPQNRRMDGGSGSDTLAIEVSNMTMDLTAIPRNRITEIEIIDLTGTGNNSLKLNRLNVLNLSDTTNQLIVKGNAGDRVTSTLQGWISSGTTTLENNLYNRYTSGAATLLVDTDITQTIS, via the coding sequence GTGGCAACTATTCGTGGCACATCCGGCAATGATACTTTAACAGGCACACCGCTTGCCGACTCAATATTTGGTTATGCAGGTAATGACTTACTCTTAGGGCTTGCAGGCAACGACACACTTGATGGTGGACTTGGTAACGATACCCTAGATGGTGGATTAGGAATAGATTCCTTAATTGGAGGTTTAGGGAATGATACCTATATTGTTGACAATGTAGGAGACGTCGTTGTTGAGGCTGTTAATGGTGGTATCGATACAGTACAGTCTTCAGTAAATTACACTTTGGGTAGTAATGTTGAGAATCTTACAATCTCAGGAGCGCCAGTGCTCGAGGGTAAGGGAAATGAACTTGACAACGTGATGCGTGCATATGCGGCGGGTGACGGTAGTGAGATTTTTAGATACACGTTGCGTGGTGGTGCAGGAAACGATACTTTGTATGGTGCAGAAGGTGACTGGATATCTGAAGTCACAAATTATCTGTACGGCGGCGCTGGAGATGACAAGCTAATTGGAGGAGATCTTGCTAAAAATATCATGTATGGCGGAGCAGGCAACGATACACTGATTGGCGGTATTTATGGTCAAGATCAAATGTATGGTGGACCAGGCGATGATACATATTTAATCGGTCATAAAGGTAGTACAACAATTTATGAAGAACCCAATGGTGGTATAGATACGGTTGATTCTGGATACAGTTACATCCTTGGAGACAACTTAGAAAATTTAGTATTATCAACTGGATATTATTCTTACGCCCAAATCGGTACGGGTAACGCTTTAAATAACAAAATTACTGGTAATGCTATCGGTAATGTTCTTCAAGGACTCGCAGGTAATGATACTCTCAGTGGAGAAGCAGGAGATGACCACTTGCTTGGTACTACTCGTGGAGTCGGGGAAAAAGATGTCTTAATTGGTGGAGCAGGAAGAGACACTTTCTACTTAGGAAATGCTAATACTGTTTTCTACGATGACGGTAACAGCACAACAGCCGGTTTAAACGATTACGCGCTGATTAAAGATTTTAATCCTAAACAAGATTTTATTAAACTCCACGGACGCAGAAGTAACTATTTCCTAGCACCATCTCCCGCAGGTTTACCCGCAGGAACAGCAATTTACCTTGATAAGCCTAGTACTCAGAAAGATGAATTAATTGCTATTGTGCAAGGAAGTTCTGGACTAAATATTAACGGTAAATATTTCCGATTTACCTCTGCTGAGCTTAATCCTTCTAACCTTAATGGTAAAAACGGCTTTACGCTCACAGGTGCTAGCACTCGTGAGGTGAGTAATGCAGGTGATATTAACGGAGATGGTTTTGACGATCTTATTATAGGAAGTAACCGAGGTTCTTCTAATTATGTCGTTTTTGGTAAAGCGTCTAACTTCAACTCCAGTTTGGATCTAACAAAACTCAACGGTACTAACGGCTTTAAAATTAATGGCATTCCAGTGCGTAGTGGTGGCTCCTCAAATACTTCAGTGAGCAGTGCGGGTGATATTAATGGTGATGGTATAGCTGATCTCATCATTGGTGCTCCTTATGCTAATCCTAATAATCGATATAATGCTGGTTCAAGTTATGTAGTGTTTGGTAAAACAGGAGGCTTCAGCGCTAATTTTAATCTTGCCAACCTCAACGGTAGTAACGGTTTTGCAATTAATGGTATTAGTGCTGGAGATCGCTCAGGTTCGTCACTAAGTAGTGCAGGTGATATCAATGGTGATGGTTTTGATGACTTAATTATTGGTGCTCCAGACATTACTACTTACGATCAATATCAAAACAGACGTATTCCTGGCGCGGCTTATATAGTATTTGGCAAAGCTTCTGGTTTTCCTGCAAATATTAATTTATCTAGCTTGGATGGTAACAATGGTTTTGCTATTCATAATACACAATATAGCTATCGCCTTGGCTCATCAGTTAGTGGTGCAGGTGACATCAACAATGATGGCTATGATGACATAATTATCGGGCAAGGAAGTAGCTCAAGCTACGTCCTATTTGGTTCACCTACTGGTTTTACATCTACCTTCGACACGTCCTCACTCAATGGCAGAAATGGCTTTGAGATCGTTGGATTAGATGCACAAGATGATGTCAAAATAAGCAATGCGGGTGACATCAACGGTGATGGCTTCGACGATATTATTATTGGAAATCCGATTAGGAGTTATAACTTTTACGACCCTGGTACACGAACTGGTAAGAGTTATGTCGTATTTGGTTCTGCAAGTGGATTTGCCCCCAGCATAGATGTTTCCACACTCAATGGTACAAATGGCTTTAGGATTAATGGCATTAATGCTTATGACAATTCAGGGATTTCCGTCAGCAGTGCAGGTGATATTAACGGTGATGGTTTTGAAGATCTGCTAGTAGGCGCTTCTTCTATCAATTCCAATGGTATGTTCCATGCTGGCGAAAGCTATGTCATTTTTGGCAAAGCTGGAGGTTTTGGTACTAACTTCAACCTTTCCGAAATTGATGGTACTAATGGCTTGATCGTCACTGGCAAGAACACTGGCGCTAGCTTAGGTTCCTCCGTGAGTAGTGCAGGCGATCTCAATGGAGATGGTTTTGACGACTTGATTGTAGCTGCTAGTAATGAAAGCTACGTCATATTTGGACGCGATTTTACAAGTAAAGTCAATCGCCTCGGTACACCAGGAGACGATCTACTCATTGGTACGAATGGCAATGATATCCTGATCGGCGGGCTGGGTAACGATACCTTGCGTGGTGGTCGTGGCAGCGATGTTCTCTATGGTGGTGCGGGTGATGATGTGCTGATCTTTGGTCCGCAAAATCGCCGCATGGATGGCGGTAGTGGTAGCGATACTTTAGCAATTGAAGTCAGTAACATGACGATGGATTTGACAGCAATTCCCCGCAATCGCATCACTGAAATTGAAATTATTGACTTGACCGGAACAGGCAATAACTCATTGAAGTTAAATCGTTTGAATGTGCTGAACTTATCGGACACGACAAATCAGTTAATTGTTAAAGGGAATGCGGGCGATCGCGTTACTTCCACACTGCAAGGATGGATTAGTAGTGGCACAACCACATTAGAGAATAATCTGTACAATCGCTATACTTCTGGTGCAGCAACGCTACTCGTAGATACTGATATTACGCAGACAATTAGCTAG
- a CDS encoding ParA family protein → MPAKIIVVSNGKGGVGKTTTAMGLSAIFSERYEVLTVDADSQGSCSWWATRGKMPFDVAQETDPTLLKRLRKVEGYDFVIVDTAPALRSEALKAVIAIADYMVLPTPCAPMDLSALIEVVKASVKPAGIPHRVLLTKVDVRSTGEALEAQNTLIKLGIPVCKTFIRIYKAHERAALEGVPITQLKGKNAREAAADYRRVAEEIQRDWRQ, encoded by the coding sequence ATGCCCGCGAAGATCATCGTTGTGTCAAATGGAAAAGGTGGAGTAGGAAAAACAACAACAGCAATGGGGTTATCTGCTATTTTTTCCGAGCGATACGAGGTTTTAACTGTAGATGCAGATAGCCAAGGGAGTTGTTCTTGGTGGGCGACACGCGGTAAGATGCCCTTTGATGTTGCTCAAGAAACAGACCCTACGCTACTGAAGCGTTTGCGAAAAGTTGAAGGGTATGATTTTGTCATAGTAGACACAGCGCCAGCACTACGCTCGGAAGCATTAAAAGCAGTCATCGCGATCGCTGATTACATGGTTTTACCAACACCTTGCGCCCCGATGGATTTATCTGCATTGATTGAAGTCGTCAAAGCATCTGTGAAGCCAGCAGGAATTCCCCATCGCGTCTTATTAACTAAAGTTGATGTTAGAAGTACAGGAGAAGCTTTAGAAGCACAAAACACACTCATAAAATTAGGGATTCCTGTTTGTAAAACATTCATCCGAATTTACAAAGCGCACGAAAGAGCTGCCCTTGAAGGAGTACCAATTACTCAGTTAAAAGGGAAAAATGCCCGCGAAGCAGCAGCAGATTACCGCCGAGTAGCAGAAGAAATACAGCGCGATTGGAGGCAATAA
- the glsA gene encoding glutaminase A: protein MVDEIKCDRTPQFHSHSFQEYLEDLYLKYKHLHEGAVASYIPELAKVDPDLFSICVITVDGQVYQVGDYNQLFTMQSISKVFVYGMALEEHGRDYVLTKVGVEPTGEAFNSIILDERSKRPYNPMINAGAIATTSLIEGSGPTERLNRMLDMFQRYIGHEIFVDISVFMSERTTGHRNRGMAHLMLNFGMIDERIDEALDLYFQQCSVMVNCLDLALMAATLANNGVNPITGEHAVDARYVRDILSVMYTCGMYNFAGEWVYKVGLPAKSGVSGGIIVIVPNQIGIAVFSPLLDANGNSIRGIKVCEDISQEFGLHLFDSSRGCTKFLETISQGVK from the coding sequence ATGGTAGACGAGATAAAATGCGATCGCACTCCACAATTTCACTCACACTCTTTTCAAGAATACCTTGAAGACCTGTACCTCAAATACAAACACCTGCATGAAGGTGCAGTCGCCAGTTATATCCCAGAACTAGCAAAAGTAGATCCTGATTTATTCAGTATTTGTGTCATCACCGTCGATGGTCAAGTTTATCAAGTCGGAGACTACAATCAGCTATTTACGATGCAATCGATTTCTAAAGTCTTTGTCTATGGGATGGCGCTAGAAGAACACGGACGCGATTATGTTTTAACTAAAGTCGGTGTGGAACCTACCGGAGAAGCGTTTAATTCTATTATTCTCGACGAACGCTCGAAACGTCCTTATAACCCAATGATCAATGCTGGTGCGATCGCTACAACTAGTTTAATTGAAGGTTCAGGACCAACTGAACGCCTCAATCGAATGCTCGATATGTTTCAGCGCTACATCGGTCATGAAATCTTTGTGGATATTTCAGTCTTTATGTCGGAACGTACTACAGGACATCGTAACCGAGGTATGGCACACTTAATGCTTAATTTTGGCATGATTGACGAACGCATCGATGAAGCACTTGACCTTTATTTTCAGCAGTGTTCAGTTATGGTAAATTGCCTAGATTTAGCGCTAATGGCAGCGACACTTGCTAATAATGGTGTAAATCCTATTACTGGAGAACACGCAGTTGATGCCCGATATGTCAGAGATATCTTGAGTGTGATGTATACCTGTGGGATGTACAATTTTGCTGGTGAATGGGTGTATAAAGTTGGTCTACCAGCAAAAAGTGGCGTCAGTGGAGGAATTATCGTTATTGTGCCCAACCAAATTGGCATTGCTGTGTTCTCGCCGTTGTTAGATGCTAACGGTAACAGTATTCGGGGAATTAAAGTTTGCGAAGATATTTCTCAAGAGTTTGGCTTACATCTGTTTGATTCTTCACGGGGCTGTACTAAATTTCTCGAAACCATCTCGCAGGGCGTGAAGTGA
- a CDS encoding IS1 family transposase (programmed frameshift), giving the protein MPACPICASSQTVKNGRIHNGKQRFKCHECGRQFVEHPQKKVIDQNTREWIDRLLLERISLAGIARVAQVSEQWLQSYVNQKYAQVPRQVQVTPKKRGLTIQCDELWSFVDHKGNKQWVWLALDADTREIVGVYIGTRDETAARQLWNSLPPVYRQCAVAYTDFWAAYAAVLPNKRHRAVGKETGKTSYVERFNNTLRQRVSRLVRKTLSFSRSLENHIGAIWYFVHYYNASLLV; this is encoded by the exons ATGCCTGCCTGCCCCATTTGTGCATCTTCTCAAACAGTCAAAAATGGTCGAATTCACAACGGTAAACAACGGTTCAAATGTCATGAATGCGGTCGGCAATTCGTAGAACATCCCCAAAAGAAGGTGATAGACCAAAACACACGGGAGTGGATTGACCGATTGCTGTTGGAGCGGATTTCCCTTGCTGGAATTGCTCGTGTAGCGCAGGTGTCTGAGCAATGGCTGCAAAGCTACGTTAATCAGAAATATGCTCAGGTGCCTCGGCAAGTGCAGGTGACACCCAAAAAAAGGGGT CTAACGATTCAGTGTGATGAGTTGTGGTCATTTGTAGACCACAAAGGCAACAAACAATGGGTTTGGTTAGCTCTGGATGCAGACACGCGTGAAATTGTTGGCGTTTACATTGGTACACGAGACGAAACGGCAGCTCGTCAATTGTGGAATTCTTTGCCCCCAGTCTACCGTCAATGTGCAGTTGCTTACACCGATTTTTGGGCAGCCTACGCAGCAGTTTTACCGAATAAGCGGCATCGTGCAGTCGGCAAAGAGACGGGCAAGACCAGTTATGTTGAGCGCTTCAACAACACGCTCAGGCAACGGGTGTCTCGATTGGTGCGAAAAACCTTGTCCTTTTCTAGGTCATTGGAGAATCATATTGGGGCTATTTGGTATTTTGTGCATTACTACAATGCATCATTACTTGTTTAG
- a CDS encoding NAD(P)/FAD-dependent oxidoreductase, translating into MPRRPRVVVVGSGFGGLKATQSLACAQTNVLLIDRNNYHTFIPLLYQVAVAELQPEQIAYPVRGILQRLPFANFLMAEVTQIDFANRIVVTDGLTIPYDFLILSTGSESQFLGIPGADKYALPMKTLPEAVYLRNHLLSCFEQAVREPDPAQRQLLLTFIIVGGGPTGVELAGALVELIHGRLVKDFPTLEMEQVQVILLQSSDRLLADLPLRLSDYTYKQLQRSGVKVYLQAKVTKVTPKAVYLEDGTAIFSKTIVWTAGVQASPPTPTAELFPAAKGQVAVLPTLQLPRYPQVYVVGDSAYIEQDGEPLPLVAPVALQQGTAAAQNILRQIKGKEPKPFRYVDKGRAAIIKRNAGVAQTGNFTFTGFPAWLLWLGIHLYYLPGGRNCWIVLMDWLRDYFFGDRSIRLIFPPNRLTVAENTPDSARNWHNQEH; encoded by the coding sequence GTGCCGAGACGCCCTCGTGTTGTCGTTGTTGGTTCTGGTTTTGGTGGGTTGAAAGCAACCCAATCGCTAGCGTGTGCCCAAACCAATGTATTACTTATTGATCGCAACAACTACCATACATTTATTCCTTTGCTGTATCAGGTAGCCGTTGCCGAACTCCAACCCGAACAAATTGCCTATCCTGTACGTGGTATTCTTCAGCGATTACCTTTTGCTAATTTTTTAATGGCAGAAGTGACACAAATTGACTTCGCTAATCGGATTGTTGTTACCGATGGTTTAACAATTCCCTACGATTTTTTAATTCTCTCTACGGGTAGCGAATCTCAGTTTTTAGGAATACCAGGGGCTGATAAGTACGCCCTGCCGATGAAAACGCTGCCAGAAGCCGTGTACTTGCGCAATCATCTTCTTTCTTGTTTTGAACAAGCTGTGCGCGAACCCGATCCAGCGCAGCGTCAGTTACTCCTAACGTTTATCATTGTTGGTGGTGGACCAACGGGTGTAGAACTAGCAGGAGCCTTAGTAGAACTCATTCACGGTCGATTAGTTAAAGACTTTCCTACACTAGAGATGGAGCAAGTGCAAGTTATTTTACTGCAATCAAGCGATCGCCTGCTTGCGGATCTCCCACTACGTTTATCAGACTACACTTACAAACAGCTACAACGCTCTGGAGTTAAAGTCTATCTTCAAGCTAAGGTCACTAAAGTTACGCCGAAGGCAGTGTATCTTGAAGACGGTACAGCAATTTTCTCGAAGACGATCGTGTGGACAGCAGGGGTACAAGCCTCTCCACCTACACCGACAGCAGAACTATTTCCAGCAGCCAAAGGACAAGTTGCGGTTTTACCAACGCTACAATTACCACGTTATCCACAAGTGTATGTTGTCGGGGATTCAGCTTATATTGAACAAGACGGAGAACCACTACCGTTAGTTGCCCCTGTGGCTTTACAACAAGGTACCGCAGCCGCACAAAATATTTTGCGTCAGATTAAAGGTAAGGAACCAAAACCGTTTCGTTATGTAGATAAGGGTAGGGCAGCGATTATTAAACGTAATGCTGGCGTCGCCCAAACTGGTAACTTCACTTTTACGGGTTTTCCTGCATGGTTATTATGGCTGGGAATTCACTTGTATTATCTTCCTGGTGGACGAAATTGCTGGATTGTACTGATGGATTGGCTGCGCGATTATTTCTTTGGCGATCGCTCGATTCGTCTGATTTTTCCACCAAACAGGCTAACAGTTGCAGAAAATACGCCAGATTCTGCTAGAAACTGGCACAATCAAGAGCACTGA
- a CDS encoding amidohydrolase has protein sequence MSFTIQNVLIPVDGGYKTVDVQIEGDRIIKIAPGLDVIGTVVDGNNKLLLPGFVNAHTHSSEMWQRGLIPPVPLELWIAELYDFAPLDPEQVYLSALGTAVETLLSGGTSVVDHLVLIPGKEIDTIAAAVKAYQEIGIRAFIGPLIQDEALASGIPNGEVQRESIPYFRSTEATLELMQEAVTQFHHPEAGVHILVAPTGIQLCSDALFAGCIELSDRHNLCRHAHLLETKAQKHLAQEKYGCSAVEHLKRIGYLSDRTSLAHCVWLSDADIATLADTQSTVVHNPLSNLRLGSGIAPILKYHQAGVNVSFGCDGAASNDSQDLLEAIKIGSMLHNITDFDYRHWITPRQSVEMASFGGAKGLNMAEELGTLTERKKADVVLYDLTSLSLLPRTDPIGLLILGRPTQAVNSVWVNGKQIVANGEVATVNVDELRHNLFERSQWDFNRQSKTVGEIEAHYREVMGLGLAKEYS, from the coding sequence GTGAGTTTTACGATTCAAAATGTTTTAATTCCTGTTGATGGTGGTTATAAAACTGTAGATGTGCAAATAGAAGGCGATCGCATCATAAAAATTGCTCCTGGTTTGGATGTTATTGGTACAGTTGTTGATGGTAATAACAAGTTACTACTACCTGGTTTCGTAAATGCTCATACGCATTCTTCGGAAATGTGGCAGCGAGGTTTGATTCCGCCTGTACCGTTGGAGTTGTGGATTGCGGAACTTTATGATTTTGCACCTCTCGATCCTGAACAAGTTTACTTAAGTGCATTAGGAACCGCAGTGGAAACACTGCTATCGGGTGGAACGAGTGTTGTCGATCACTTAGTCTTGATTCCTGGAAAAGAAATTGACACGATCGCTGCTGCGGTTAAAGCATACCAAGAAATCGGAATTCGGGCATTTATTGGTCCATTAATTCAAGATGAGGCTTTAGCAAGTGGAATTCCTAATGGTGAAGTGCAGCGCGAGTCTATACCTTATTTTCGCTCGACTGAAGCAACGCTGGAATTGATGCAAGAAGCTGTAACACAGTTTCATCATCCTGAAGCAGGCGTGCATATTTTAGTTGCACCGACAGGAATTCAACTCTGTTCGGATGCGCTGTTTGCTGGATGTATTGAATTAAGCGATCGCCACAATCTTTGTCGTCACGCACATTTGTTAGAAACGAAAGCACAAAAGCATCTGGCACAAGAAAAGTATGGTTGTAGTGCTGTCGAACATCTTAAGCGCATTGGCTATTTAAGCGATCGCACCTCATTAGCGCATTGTGTCTGGTTAAGTGACGCAGATATCGCAACTTTGGCAGACACACAATCTACCGTCGTGCATAATCCTTTGAGTAACTTGCGTTTAGGTAGTGGAATTGCGCCTATTTTGAAGTATCATCAAGCCGGAGTCAATGTCAGTTTTGGTTGCGATGGTGCTGCAAGTAACGACTCACAAGATCTCCTCGAAGCAATTAAAATTGGCTCGATGCTGCACAATATCACTGACTTCGACTACCGCCACTGGATTACTCCGCGTCAATCTGTAGAAATGGCTTCGTTTGGTGGTGCTAAGGGATTAAATATGGCTGAGGAGTTAGGAACTTTAACAGAAAGGAAAAAAGCAGATGTAGTACTGTATGACCTCACCAGCTTATCACTGCTACCGCGTACCGATCCCATTGGTTTACTTATCCTCGGTCGTCCTACCCAAGCTGTTAATAGTGTTTGGGTAAATGGTAAGCAAATCGTTGCTAACGGCGAAGTTGCAACAGTTAATGTTGATGAATTGCGACACAATTTATTTGAACGTAGTCAGTGGGATTTCAACCGTCAATCAAAAACCGTAGGTGAGATTGAAGCACACTACCGCGAAGTCATGGGCTTAGGATTAGCCAAAGAATATTCATAA
- a CDS encoding DoxX family protein, with amino-acid sequence MNYIPLAARVFLSVIFLRSGINKILDFAGTQEFMASTGIPAGLTGFLLVGSIILELLGALSVILGYKARWGAIALIVFLVPTTLLFHTNFAEDMQINQFLKNLGLIGGLLMVVYFGSGPISVDRRKDLA; translated from the coding sequence ATGAACTATATTCCTCTTGCTGCTCGCGTCTTTCTCTCAGTTATCTTCTTACGTTCTGGTATCAATAAAATTTTGGACTTTGCTGGTACCCAAGAATTTATGGCTAGTACGGGAATTCCCGCAGGGCTAACCGGATTTTTGTTGGTGGGTTCGATTATTTTAGAATTGCTGGGAGCTTTATCGGTAATTTTAGGTTACAAGGCACGCTGGGGTGCGATCGCTCTCATTGTTTTTCTGGTTCCTACTACGCTGCTTTTCCACACCAATTTTGCTGAAGATATGCAAATCAATCAGTTCCTCAAAAATTTAGGACTGATCGGTGGACTATTGATGGTAGTGTACTTTGGTTCTGGTCCTATTAGTGTGGATAGACGCAAAGATCTAGCTTAG